TTAGAGAGGCGTATCATGCTTTAGAAGAGAAATATCACGGGAGAAGATGGACATTGCAAGAAGATGCATTAGCAATGTCAACAGATGTTGGACTTATCAATCGATTAGTAATGGATAAAGCACAGATTTGGCCATACAAACAAGATGATACAGATCAATTAGAATATAAAATTGGTGAGGTCATTTGGTGGTTAGCAGTTATAGCAGAAGAAAGTGATGTTGACTTAAATAAAGCAGTAGAACAATTCATAGCTAAAAAACAAACTGATTTTAATATAAGTTAATGTAAAGAGAGGTTTAGAACGATGACTTGCTCAGTCAATTTACGAGATACTAACTTCAAAGAAAGCAATGTACAATGTCAATTTGAATTCATACAAACTGAACTGATTGATGATATTAAACACTATCACTATTTACTACATGTCAGCTATGATCGAATGCAATTTGAGAAAGAAATTGTATTTTTTGAAAACGAAATAGAAAGTCTAGATATCAATCATTTTACAAATAATAGTCCTGATTTCTATTTTTACGAGCCAGATTTTTGGTTTACGATTTTTAGACAAGATGAGGATGAATTGATTGTGTATCTTAATTTCGATTCAGGTTTAATACATTCGAATATGGCAACTGAAAGCGGTCAGTCAGTACGAATGAATACTACGGTAGAAGCATTTAATACGTTCTTACATGATTTAAAGACTAATATGAAATAAAAATAAAAACCACAACCCTCATTGATGTGATAAGGTTTGTGGTTTTTATTTTTAAAGTATATTTCAATCTTCATCTTCTAAAGGTTGAGACAACAGTTCATAAATAAATGATTCTTTAATCTCATATATCGTTGGTTTACTTTTTATTTTGACTAGTTTATCAGTATGAAGCTGAATGACACTATTTATTTTCCCTCTTGAAAATCCAGTGATTTTCTCTAACTCTTTCAAACTAAGTCTTGCATAGCTACTTCCAAACACTTTATCTTGTAATAATATGAAAAAGATTTTACTTTCATATTTATCGAGTTTCATTTTATTCAACGATATTTGTAAGTTATTAATGATTTCAATATTTTCTTCGAATGAGCTAATAATGTTTTCTTGTCCTTCAATCAACATTTTTAACATATCTTGAATAAAAATTGTTAAATCCCCTTTATTAAAATAATGGGATGTATCTTCAAAGACTTTATAATATTTGGATTTGTTTTTATTAACAACGTATGAAAATGTAAGTGAAGTGAATGGATCAATGACTTCGTTTAAAAGTTTTGCCACTAAATATCGTCCTATTCTTCCATTACCATCATAAAACGGATGTAAGTATTCAAACATATAATGACTAGCCATTATTTTAGCAATTTTAGGTGAATTAAAATGCTCAATGAAATCTAGTATCTTCGTTAAATATTCAAATATTTGTGATTCATTGTATTCATTTCGATGTACCCATTTTCCATTTGACTCATCATATACACCGATACTTTCTTTTCTAAAAAGTTTCCCATCAGGTTGTTCATCTTCTTTAACTTCTCTCGAAACGATAGTGTCATATATTGATCGAATGTCTGCAATAGATTTCAATTCAACGTTATCTTCTTTTATCAATAAGTATTGATTAACCAATCCTGTAAATCTCTTAGGGTGCCCATTTATGTTATTTAACGCCTCTGCTATTTCTTGTTTCGTACTTCTAATATTTTCAGTTTCGTTCGTACTTTGTAACTCGTTAATCAGTAGATGCTTAATATATGCTTCAGTCGCAATTCCGGGTTGATTAGAGGATAATTCTAGAATTTTAGCAGAATTCAATAATATTTTTTCGTTATTTTCCACAATTTCATTAGTCATACAATAAAATAAATGATATTCTAAATTCAACATTTGTTGTTGATCCTTCATTGGATGAATGTTTAAATGGCTAACATAAGATGAAAAATGGTTTATTCTCTTTTCATATTCAGCTTCAGCACTTTCAACACCTAACATATGAAAAACTGTTTTAAGTGATTTATACTTCATTTTTCTCACCCTATTCATCATATTTGGGATATATGTTGTTTTGGTAATTATATTATATCCTGAAAGCTATTTATTTCAAGTATATATTTGATATAAATGTGATGAAATATAGTGATTGAATCTGATAGGTTTGATTTACAAATTATATTAACAATTGTAAAGTAGCTATAACACCATTCTCATTATTATTTATAGCAATTAAGTTGGCTTCTTTTTTCAACTCTGAATACGCATTATCCATAGCAACTTTATATTTTGCTGCTTTGAACAAATCAATATCGTTCAATCCATCCCCAAAAGCGATTGTTTCAGATGGATCAATATTTAATATATTTTGTATTCGGTTAATTGTCGTACCTTTATTAACGCCCAAATCTGTTATATCAATCCAATAATCTTCTGATGCTACTATATATACTTCATTTTCAAAATATTTTATTGATTCAGCCGTCTTCATACAATTTCCTTTAGCATCATGAACTGTTATTTTTAAAAAGTCACTTTCAATTTCTTTAAAATCCTTTATGTATTCTACATTTTGATACGATCCATGTATAAATTTACGTTCATCATCTGGAACGGACTCTAAAGCAAAAGCCACTTTTTCAGTACATGCGATTATTGTCTGGCTTTCGTCTATTTCTTTAATAGAATTTATAATACTAAGTCCTAACTCATTTTGAATAGAAGCAGTATAAAGAAATTCTCCATTGTATTTTATACGCGTTGCACTGTCACCAATAATAAAAGTATCTTTGCTTAAGTCACCTACTATATTTTCAACTCTTTCACATTGCTTACCTGTACAAAAAACAAATCTTATATTCTTAGCATCTAGATTATTTTTCAATTCATCGAATGCTTCTCTATCAAAGTTACTTTCATTGTCTAAAAATGTCCCATCCATGTCGGTTACAACTAATTTAATATTCATAACTCTCCCCCATTGTTTAGTCTGTCTTGTTTTTATTATACAGTGAATTTTGATATAAACATAAAAAATAACCCTCTAACACTTATGGTTAGAGGGTTTTGAATTTGAAAGCATCTTACTTGGCGTACTCAGTTGCTCTCATCTCCCGGACAACTGTCACTTTAATGTGCCCTGGATACTGTAATTCGTTTTCAATTTGATCTTTAATATCTCGTGCTATTCTATGTGCTTTTAAGTCATCGATATCTTCAGGTGATACAATTACTCTAATTTCTCTACCTGCTTGAATAGCGAATGCTTTTTCAACACCTTGATAACCTTCAGATATTTCTTCTAATCGTTCTAAACGTTTTACGTAATTTTCTAAAGTTTCTCGTCTAGCTCCCGGTCTTGCAGCACTTAATGCATCTGCTGCAGCTACCAATATAGAAATGACTGAAGTTGGTTCTACATCCCCATGATGTGAGTGTATTGCATTTATTACTGTATCATGTTCATGATATTTCTTTGCAAGTTCAACCCCTATTTCAACATGGCTACCTTCTACTTCATGATCAATAGCTTTACCAATATCATGTAATAAACCTGCACGTTTGGCTAATGTAACATCTTCCCCTAATTCCGCTGCCAACATTCCTGAAAGTTGAGCAACTTCAACAGAGTGTTTGAGTACACTTTGACCGTAACTTGTACGATATTTCATTCGACCTAAAATTTTAACCAACTCTGGATGTAAATTATGAATACCTAATTCGAAAGTGGCTTGTTCACCAGATTCTCTCATTAAGTCATCTACTTCACGTCTTGCTTTTTCAACCATATCTTCAATACGTCCCGGATGAATGCGTCCATCTGATACTAAATTAGTTAAGGCTGTCTTCGCAATTTCTCTTCGAATTGGATCAAATCCAGATAAAATTACTGCTTCTGGTGTATCATCAATGATTAAGTCAATACCTGTTAATGTTTCTAAAGTACGTATGTTTCGACCTTCACGACCGATAATACGACCTTTCATTTCATCATTAGGTAGATTAACAACAGAGACTGTTGATTCAGAAGTATGATCTGCTGCTAACCTTTGAACGGTAATCGCTAACAGTTCTTTCGCTTTCTTATCTACATTTGTTTTTAGTTCTCTTTCTTTGTCTTTTACAAGCACAGCAATATCATGTGACAGTTCTTCTTCTACTTGTGAAAATTGCTCTTTACGAGCTTCATCACGTGTTAGTCCGGAGATGCGTACTAGTTCTTGTTCATGTTTCGTTATTATTTCTTGAACATTACTCTCTTTTGCATCTACCTGTTGTTGTCGCTCTTCAATTTTAGCTTCTTTGTTTTCTAGAATTTCATCTTTTTTATCTAAAAGATCAGATTTGCGCTCTAAATTTTCTTCTTTTTGAAGTAATCTTGCTTCTTGCTTTTGTAGGTCACTTCTTCTCTCTCGAATTTCACTATCAAGATGATCTCTAATTTGTTGATTTTCTTCTTTAGCTTCAATCAACTTTTCTTTCTTCAAACTCTCAGCTTCTTTGTTAGCTTCACTTATAATATAATGAGCAGACTGACGAGCTTGTTCTTGCTTTTTCGATAAGCTATTATGTGCGAAATAGTATCCTACAACAACACCTAGAATAACTCCTAGCAAAATGAGTAAGAGGGTTAATAAGTCCACATAAACACCTCCTTCTATCTAGGTTTTACGTCTTATATAAATAAAAATATGATTAAATGGAACTATGGAATCATACAACTCAATTGTACGTTTAAATTTGTACAAGTGTCAAGGACATCATCCTTATTTTTAATACTCTTTCTGGAAATAATGCAACTATATCAAAAATTATAAATATATACGTGATTCTGCACTTAATTTTATTAAGTATGTATTGTGAAAAATATATAATTGTTTATTAAATAGGAAAAAACAACTCATTTCACTGATTTATTCAGTTCGAAATGAGTTGCTTTTTTACAATATCTATAATTTTACTTAAGCATACTTGCCTACTGATTGTATTAATCTAATAATGTTTCTTGTTCAGTATCTTTAGCTGCTTTTTCATCTTTTTTATTATCTTTTTTAGCTTCTTCTTTCTTCTTACCATTAAAGCCAAGTTGATCTCTTAAAATACCATCAATTTCTTCGATGATCGCTGGGTTTTCTTTCAAGTAAGTCTTAACATTCTCTTTACCTTGACCCATACGTTCTCCATTATAAGAATACCAAGCGCCTGATTTATCAACAATATCAAACTCAACAGCTAAGTCGATTAATTCACCTTCACGTGAGATACCTTCACCATACATAATATCTACTTCAGCAACTCTGAATGGAGGTGCGACTTTATTTTTAACAACTTTAATCTTCGTTCTATTACCAACAACTTCTTGGCCTTGTTTTAATTGTTCAGCACGACGTACTTCAAGTCTAACAGAACTATAGAATTTAAGTGCACGTCCACCAGGTGTTACTTCTGGGTTACCGAACATAACGCCGACTTTTTCACGAATTTGGTTAATAAATATAGCAGTTGTATTAGATTTAGAAATAGCACCTGATAATTTACGTAACGCCTGACTCATAAGTCTTGCTTGTAAACCAACGTGTGTGTCTCCCATTTCTCCTTCTATTTCTGCTTTAGGTGTTAACGCAGCTACTGAATCGACAATAACGATATCAACTGCACCACTACGAACAAATGCTTCAGCAATCTCAAGACCTT
The Mammaliicoccus sp. Dog046 genome window above contains:
- a CDS encoding MazG-like protein → MNLEEVVEESMKIREAYHALEEKYHGRRWTLQEDALAMSTDVGLINRLVMDKAQIWPYKQDDTDQLEYKIGEVIWWLAVIAEESDVDLNKAVEQFIAKKQTDFNIS
- a CDS encoding Fic family protein, producing the protein MKYKSLKTVFHMLGVESAEAEYEKRINHFSSYVSHLNIHPMKDQQQMLNLEYHLFYCMTNEIVENNEKILLNSAKILELSSNQPGIATEAYIKHLLINELQSTNETENIRSTKQEIAEALNNINGHPKRFTGLVNQYLLIKEDNVELKSIADIRSIYDTIVSREVKEDEQPDGKLFRKESIGVYDESNGKWVHRNEYNESQIFEYLTKILDFIEHFNSPKIAKIMASHYMFEYLHPFYDGNGRIGRYLVAKLLNEVIDPFTSLTFSYVVNKNKSKYYKVFEDTSHYFNKGDLTIFIQDMLKMLIEGQENIISSFEENIEIINNLQISLNKMKLDKYESKIFFILLQDKVFGSSYARLSLKELEKITGFSRGKINSVIQLHTDKLVKIKSKPTIYEIKESFIYELLSQPLEDED
- a CDS encoding Cof-type HAD-IIB family hydrolase, which gives rise to MNIKLVVTDMDGTFLDNESNFDREAFDELKNNLDAKNIRFVFCTGKQCERVENIVGDLSKDTFIIGDSATRIKYNGEFLYTASIQNELGLSIINSIKEIDESQTIIACTEKVAFALESVPDDERKFIHGSYQNVEYIKDFKEIESDFLKITVHDAKGNCMKTAESIKYFENEVYIVASEDYWIDITDLGVNKGTTINRIQNILNIDPSETIAFGDGLNDIDLFKAAKYKVAMDNAYSELKKEANLIAINNNENGVIATLQLLI
- the rny gene encoding ribonuclease Y — its product is MDLLTLLLILLGVILGVVVGYYFAHNSLSKKQEQARQSAHYIISEANKEAESLKKEKLIEAKEENQQIRDHLDSEIRERRSDLQKQEARLLQKEENLERKSDLLDKKDEILENKEAKIEERQQQVDAKESNVQEIITKHEQELVRISGLTRDEARKEQFSQVEEELSHDIAVLVKDKERELKTNVDKKAKELLAITVQRLAADHTSESTVSVVNLPNDEMKGRIIGREGRNIRTLETLTGIDLIIDDTPEAVILSGFDPIRREIAKTALTNLVSDGRIHPGRIEDMVEKARREVDDLMRESGEQATFELGIHNLHPELVKILGRMKYRTSYGQSVLKHSVEVAQLSGMLAAELGEDVTLAKRAGLLHDIGKAIDHEVEGSHVEIGVELAKKYHEHDTVINAIHSHHGDVEPTSVISILVAAADALSAARPGARRETLENYVKRLERLEEISEGYQGVEKAFAIQAGREIRVIVSPEDIDDLKAHRIARDIKDQIENELQYPGHIKVTVVREMRATEYAK
- the recA gene encoding recombinase RecA translates to MEKSFGKGAVMKLGDNTSREVSAVSSGSITLDKALGVGGYPKGRIIEIYGPESSGKTTVALHAIAEVQRQGGVAAFIDAEHALDPVYAKNLGVDIDNLYLSQPDHGEQGLEIAEAFVRSGAVDIVIVDSVAALTPKAEIEGEMGDTHVGLQARLMSQALRKLSGAISKSNTTAIFINQIREKVGVMFGNPEVTPGGRALKFYSSVRLEVRRAEQLKQGQEVVGNRTKIKVVKNKVAPPFRVAEVDIMYGEGISREGELIDLAVEFDIVDKSGAWYSYNGERMGQGKENVKTYLKENPAIIEEIDGILRDQLGFNGKKKEEAKKDNKKDEKAAKDTEQETLLD